TGATCGGGATTCGGCGGGCTGGGGCGGATTTTATCGTGACTTACTTTGCTAAGGATGCGGCAAAGGTGCTTTAAGTGCAGGGAGCAGGAACTAGAAAAGCAAGGGTTTTGTGCTCCATCGGCGATAGAAACTGGCTAGAGTTCCGGGCTGATATTCTTCGTGGCGGATGCGCGCCAAGCCTCAAGGCGCGTTCAAACAAATCCGGTGGCGGGAGATTTTGGTTTGAGCTGGTCACGAAGAGGATTTCTGAAGTCGCTGTCACGGACGGCGCTGGTGCTTTCGCTTGAGGATGTGCTTCGGCTGGCTCGGCCCGTGTTTGCGCAGGCTCCCGGACAGCAGAAGCCTGCGGCGGGGATGGAACGGCCTGCGTATGAGGCGCAGCCGAAGGCGGTTGCGCTGAACTCGCCGATTGCCGGAACGCCGCTGGGGTTGAGTTTTGTGGACGTGGCCAAGTCTTCCGGGCTCAATGTTAAGACGATCTACGGCGGCGAACACAAAAATAAGTACCTGCTTGAGACGACGGGCTGCGGCGTGGCCTTTTTTGACTACGATCAGGATGACTGGCTGGATATCTTTCTCGTCAATGGCTGGCGGCTCGAAGGTTTTTCCAAGGGGCAGGAGCCGGCTTGCCACTTATTCAAGAACAATCGCGATGGGACGTTTACGGATGTTACGGCGAAGTCTGGCATTACGCGCACCGGATGGGGTCAAGGCTGCTGTGTGGGCGACTATAACAACGATGGGTGGAATGACCTGTTTGTTAGTTATTACGGGCAGAATGCGCTGTATCGGAACAACGGCAATGGAAATTTCACCGATGTTACGAAGGAAGCCGGGCTGTGGCAGGATAAGTTGCGGTGGAACTCGGGGTGTGCGTTTCTGGATTACGACAAGGATGGGCATCTCGATTTGTTCGTTGGGAACTACATCGACTTCGATGTGAAGACGGCTCCGCTGCCTGAGGATGCGGGCTGCGCTTACAAGGGAATTACGGTAGCGTGCGGGCCTCCGGGGTTGCTGGGCGGGAAGAATCTGCTGTATCGCAACAACGGAGATGGGACCTTTCGCGATGTGAGCCAGAAGGCTGGCATGTGGGACACGATCGGGACTTACGCCTTGTCGGTAGCGGTCGGCGATATGGATAACGATGGCTGGCCGGATATCTATGTGGCCAACGACTCGACGGCTGCGACTTACTACCAGAATCAGAAGGACGGGACTTTCAAGGATGTGGCCATCGAGGCGGGGATTGCCTATTCACCGGATGGCAAGCCGCAGGCCGGCATGGGCGTGGCGATTGGAGATTTCAATCGCGATGGACTGCTGGACATTGTGAAGACCAACTTTGCCGGAGATACGGACTCGCTATATCTGAATCTTGGAGACGGGACGTTTGAGGATCACACATACTTATCGGGGCTTGGCGTCAACACGCGCTATCTGGGATGGGGCGTGGGTTTTCTGGATATGGATAATGACGGCTGGCTGGACATACTCATTTCCAATGGTCATGTGTATCCGGAGGTAGATGGGACGCAGATTGACGCTCCGTATGCGGAGCATAAGTATCTTTACCGGAACTTGCACAATGGGCAGTTTGAGGAAGTTACCAAACTAGGTGGTCCGGGGATTACCGATGCGGCGGCTGCGCGTGGCTGTGCCTTTGGCGACTACGACAATGATGGGCGCATTGACGTAGTGGTGAACTGCGTCAACAGCGGGCCGCAGTTGCTGCGCTGTGACTGGACGAGCGATACGACGCGGAATCGAAACTGGATCAAGATTCGCACTGTGGGGACGAAGAGTAATCGCGCGGGGATTGGAGCGCGAATAGCGGTCACGGCGAAGGTTGATCCGAAATCGCCTAAACCAATGGTGCAGATCGACGAGGTTCGGTCGGGCGGGAGCTATTATTCGCAGAGTGATTTGCGGGTGCATTTCGGGTTGGATCAGGCGAAGAAAGTGGACTCGCTTGAGATACGCTGGCCTTCGGGGACGGTGGATGTGTTAAAAGACCTGGATGTGAATCGGCTGTATGTTGTCCAAGAGGGTGGGAAGATTCTCAAGACCGATGATTTTGGCGGGGGAAAAAGAAGTAAGTAGGCGTGCTGGCCGCCGGTTAGATTGGATTTATAGATGAATCACAGTTTAGGGGATTGATGGACCATACAACTCTTTGTGTTCTGGCGGTGGTGTTTCTCGCCACATTGATTCGATCGACCTTTGGTTTTGGTGAGGCACTGATTGCTGTTCCGCTCCTAGTGTTCATCCTTCCTGTTGAAGTTGCCACTCCGATTGCCGTGCTTCTGTCCATTACGGTTGCCGGCGTCGTTGTTGTACAAGACTGGAGAAAGATTCACTTCGGCAGCGCGGGTTGGATGCTGGCTCCCACCTTAGCGGGTATTCCATTAGGCATTGCACTGCTGTCCTGCGTTCACCAAAATCTGGTGAAAGCAGCCCTGGCAATGGTTATTGTCGCCTTTGCCGGATACTCACTGCTTGGCAAGAGGCCGCCAGAGCTGCGCAGCGACAACCGCATCTGGATGCTGGGTTGTGGCTTCTTTGCGGGTCTGCTTGGGGGCGCGTATGGCATGAACGGGCCTCCGCTGGTTATTTATGGAGCGATGCGCCGATGGTCGCCTCAGCACTTTCGCGCGACATTGCAAGGATACTTTCTGCCGGCGAGCATCGTGGCGATGGCGGGCTACTGGATGGCCGGGCTGTGGACTCCCACAGTGACGCGCTATTACCTGATCTCATTGCCGGTTGCGCTTCCTGCCATATTTCTTGGCCGCGTTATGAACCATCGCCTTCGGGGAGACGCGTTTCTCAAGTATGTCCATGTTGGCTTGGTTTGTATTGGGGTTCTGCTACTGATCCAGGCGTTTGGGCCATGAGAGTAGTGGTGCAGTTCAAGTTTGCGAGTGAAGAGATCTGGCAAGAGGTAGCTGGGCAAGAGCTGAGGTTCCGCCGAGAGTCGAAATTCATCAGATGAAAATGATGTAGGTTACGCCGTCAACCAGTTCGCGCAGAGGTACGTCTGCCGTTGCAGCACGACGAGGACGGCAGCGAGAGCTGGTGAGGCGTAGAGTCTGGATCGTACAGGCAATTGGCTGGTAGCTATTGGAATTGCCGTTTTTCTTGGAATTGCTGGGGATCTTCTGGTCGACGGAAGCGTCCCTGTTGTTCATGCGGGGATGTCTGCGTCCCAGACAGGCAGTCCGGCCTATACGGGACACGATCCTAATGCCCTATGCGCTCATTGCCATCAGGCGATCTATGAGCAATATCGGAAGACTCCCATGGCGAACGCCAGCGGTCCGGCGACGAATGGCTTTCTGCCGGGTGAATTCACCCATTCGACATCGGGAGTCTCTTACCGGATGGTGGAGCAGGATGGGCGGGTCTACCTCAAATTTGCGCGTGCGGCCGAGGCAGTTCAGCCCACCGGGAGCACAGATAACCGCAGTCTGAACGGGCAGCGAGAGTTGAAGTATTTCCTCGGCTCCGGAAAGCGTGGCCGCACCTATTTGTTTGAGCAGGATGGGTACTGGTTTGAGATTCCGGTGAACTGGTATGGCAAGAAGCGTATCTGGGATATGGCTCCTAACTATCTCGAAGCGCGGGAGATGCCGCTGACGTTGCCGGTTGATCCAGGTTGCCTGCGCTGCCATACATCCGGCGCACAGCCATCGTTGCCGCAGGCTCGGAACCGGTATGCGGGGGCTCCGTTTCTTGAGGGCGGGATCACATGCACGGCTTGCCATGGAGATGCGGCGGCGCATCTGGCAAGTGGTGGCCGCACGGCGATGATGAAGATCGAAGAACTGCCGGCGATTCGCCGGGATTC
This portion of the Acidicapsa acidisoli genome encodes:
- a CDS encoding CRTAC1 family protein; its protein translation is MSWSRRGFLKSLSRTALVLSLEDVLRLARPVFAQAPGQQKPAAGMERPAYEAQPKAVALNSPIAGTPLGLSFVDVAKSSGLNVKTIYGGEHKNKYLLETTGCGVAFFDYDQDDWLDIFLVNGWRLEGFSKGQEPACHLFKNNRDGTFTDVTAKSGITRTGWGQGCCVGDYNNDGWNDLFVSYYGQNALYRNNGNGNFTDVTKEAGLWQDKLRWNSGCAFLDYDKDGHLDLFVGNYIDFDVKTAPLPEDAGCAYKGITVACGPPGLLGGKNLLYRNNGDGTFRDVSQKAGMWDTIGTYALSVAVGDMDNDGWPDIYVANDSTAATYYQNQKDGTFKDVAIEAGIAYSPDGKPQAGMGVAIGDFNRDGLLDIVKTNFAGDTDSLYLNLGDGTFEDHTYLSGLGVNTRYLGWGVGFLDMDNDGWLDILISNGHVYPEVDGTQIDAPYAEHKYLYRNLHNGQFEEVTKLGGPGITDAAAARGCAFGDYDNDGRIDVVVNCVNSGPQLLRCDWTSDTTRNRNWIKIRTVGTKSNRAGIGARIAVTAKVDPKSPKPMVQIDEVRSGGSYYSQSDLRVHFGLDQAKKVDSLEIRWPSGTVDVLKDLDVNRLYVVQEGGKILKTDDFGGGKRSK
- a CDS encoding sulfite exporter TauE/SafE family protein; the protein is MDHTTLCVLAVVFLATLIRSTFGFGEALIAVPLLVFILPVEVATPIAVLLSITVAGVVVVQDWRKIHFGSAGWMLAPTLAGIPLGIALLSCVHQNLVKAALAMVIVAFAGYSLLGKRPPELRSDNRIWMLGCGFFAGLLGGAYGMNGPPLVIYGAMRRWSPQHFRATLQGYFLPASIVAMAGYWMAGLWTPTVTRYYLISLPVALPAIFLGRVMNHRLRGDAFLKYVHVGLVCIGVLLLIQAFGP